Part of the Paracoccus sp. MC1862 genome, CGCGAGGGGTCGTGCCGCGCCTCGTCCTGCATGATCCCGGCCATGGTGGTGCCGCGCCACATCCGCACCGGACGCTCGAAGATGCTGTAGACCGAGCCGGTGACATGGCGCATGTAGTTGCGCCCGACCTGCCCCGAGGAATTGCCCAGCCCGTCGGGGAACATCGCCGAGGCCGAGTTCAGCAGCAGCCGCGGGCTTTCGATGGTGTTGCCCGCCACGCAGACGATCCGCGCTGCCTGCCGCTGTTCCACCCCGTCCTTGTCGAAATAGACGACGCCGGTGACGCGGCCCGCGTCGTCATGCTCGATCCGCGCCGCGTGGCAGCGTTCGCGCACCTCGAGGTTGCCGGTTTCTTCGCCAAGCGGGATCTCGGTATAGGCGGTGGACCACTTGGCGCCCCATTTGCAGCCCTGAAAGCAGAAGCCGGTCTGCTGGCAGGCCTGCCTTCCGCCGTATTCGATCGAGTTGATCGCCATGCGGCCAGTATGGACTTCCTTGTAGCCGACGGCCTTGGCACCCTTCTCCATCACCAGGAAGTTGTTGTTGCCGGGCAGGCCGGGCAGGCCGTTGGTGCGGGTCACGCCCATCCTGGCCTCGGCCAGCGTGTACCAGGGGTCCATCTCACCCGCGTCGATCGGCCAGTCGATCAGGTTCGCCCCCTCGACCCGGCCATAGTTCGTCAGCGCCTTCCATTCATGTTCCTGGAAGCGCAACGAGGCGCCGGCCCAGTGGGTCGTGGTGCCGCCGACCGCCTTGACGATCCAGGTCGGCAGGCCCGCGAAATCCCGCGTCAGCCGGAAGCTGCCGTCGGACCGGCGGGTATCGAGCCAGGCAAGCTGGGCGAAGCTGGCCCATTCGTCGTTGACGTAGTCCTCGGGCAGGTAGCGGCCCCCGGCCTCCAGCGCCACGACGGAAATGCCCTTCTGCGCGAGTTCGTTGGCAAGCGTGCCGCCGCCTGCACCGGTGCCGATGATGACGACCACGCTGTCGTCGGTGTTGCTGAACGGAGCAGCCATGTTCCGGTCCTCCCTTACAGCCAAGCGATGTCGTTGAAGCCGCGGTCGATGTAGCCGCCGTGGCTGAAGCTTTCCCCTTCGTAGCCGAAGAGGGGCCATATCTCTTTCTGGTTGTAGAGGTCGGTGACCAGCCCCGCACGGACCGTGCGGAAGAACTCGCCCTTCTCGATGGCGTGCAGGACAGCCACCCGCTCGGCTTCCCACAGGGCGGCAAGGTAGCTGGCATGGCCCTGCCCCTGTGCCGCGGCGTCGAGGCCCGCGATCCCGGCCTCGACCATGGGCGCTTTCTCGGCCGTGTCATAGCCCTTGACGGCCACGGCATAGCGGTCGTCGGGGATGCGGTCGTGGGGGTAGATGTCGCGCGCCATCTGCACCAGCGTCGCCATGGTCTGCGGCGTCAAGGCCGTCACCTCCAGCGCCCAGGCGGCCCCGCGTTCCGTGACCCAGCTTGCGCCGATCAGAAGGCTGCCCCCTGCCGCAAAACTACGCGCCAGAAGCTCGCGCCGGGTCATCCCGGCACGGTCAATCCTGTTCATGTTTCTCCTCCCTTGGGTCCGGCCCCCTCCCCGGGGCCTTGCCTAGTGAAAGCGGCCTTGCCGCTGCAGCACCTCGATCTGATAGCCGTCCGGGTCGGCGATGAAGAAGAAGCGGGCGATGACCTCGCCCCCCGGTACGAAATCCACCAGCTTGCGCGGGCCAAAGCCCAGTTCGGTCAGGCGCGCGTGTTCCGCCTCCAGGTCGTCGACCGACACGGCCAGGTGGCCGTAGCCGTCGCCCAGGTCATAGGGTTCCGTCCGGTCCTTGTTGATGGTCAGCTCAAGCTCGAAGTCGCTTTCGGCGTTGCGCAGGTACACCAGGGTGAAGGCAGGGAAATCCAGCCGCGTGTCCACCTTGAGCCCAAAGGCGCGGTCGTAGAAATCGACCGCGCGCGCCTCGTCCAGCACCCGGATCATGGAATGGATCGCTTTGGCCATCATGCCCTTCCCGTTCTTCCTTTTCCTTCGACTACAGCCTTTCCGGTTGGGGCGGGCAGTAGCAGGTTACTACAGGTTCGCCTTTCGGCCTATTCGGCCGCCAAGGCAAAACCCGCGTCCCGCGCCTGCTGCATCTCGATCAGGCAGGCGCAGCGCAGCAGCGAGGCGAAGTTGCGAACGCCGCCCTGGATCTCCTGCACCTCGTCATGAAGGCGAGAGATGAAGGCCGGCGTCGTCATCCCCTCGCGCGCTGCCATGCTGTCGAGGATGCGCCAGAAGCTGCGTTCCAGCCGGATGCTGGTCGAATGGCCGCTGAGCCTCAGGCGCCGGGTCACGGGCTCGTAGCTTTCGGGACGCTGGCCAGCATAGACTTGGCACATGGTATGCTCCCCCTGCTCCGGCTTCCGGCGCTCATTCCGCCAAGGCCGGAGTCTCGGGTTGAATTTGACGCGGTTGCGCCCATGGCGCAATGGCTGACATCGGCCAGCGCCGCGCAAGAGGGCAGACAATCGAACCCTACTCAAAGAGCCGCCTCGCCAGAGCCGCGTCCCGGGAATATCAGGTGCGTTCTGCAGCATGGGAGCCTTTCCGGGTAGACGGCTATCGGCGATGAAGCGGTCTTGAGCGGATTGTTCAGCGAATACTTGCGCCCCGGCAGACGCAAGCTGCTGAACCACCGGCTTGTCCTGTAGCAGGCTGCTGAAGCGGTCGGCTTTCGCCCCGGTTTGAGGGAGATGCTTCACCCTCTGCACGACAAGGGCGAGCGTGATGATGCGCGGCACGGATGAGGCGAGCGGGTCGCTGTTGAGCCATGTCGGTCTGGAGGAGCGCCTCCCGGCGCGGCACCCGCTGCGCATAGTCCGGCAGGTGGTGAATGACGCGCGCGCGGGCCTCGATGCCGGGTTCGAGACGCTCTACACCGATTGCGGCCGCCCGTCGATCGCGCCGGACCGGCTGATCAGGGCAGGCCTGATCCTGTTCCTGTTCCTGGTCCGCGCGGCAACTGATGGAGCAGACGCAGTATAGCCTGCTGGTTCGCTGGTTTGTGGGCCTTGGGATTGACGATCCTGCCTGGGTGCCGACCGTCTTCACCCAGAGCCACGACCGGCTGCTGACGACCAAGATGTCGCGGCACCGGTGATGGCGGCGATCCTCGCGCGCCGCGAGGTCGCGCCGCTGTTGTCGGACGCGCATTTCCCGGCCGACGGCACGCTGGTCAAGGCCCTGGACCCCGATGAAGAGCTTTCAGCCGAAGCCCGACGCCGCCCCGCTGACGACGAGGGACCGTGGGGCCCGCTCTCGCCAGGCACGACCGCGGCCGACCAGCCCGAACAGACCTATGCCGAGATCGTCCCGATGCCGCGCCCCATCCACCGACACCGCAATGCAATCCCGGTTTTCTCTCCCGCCACGAGGGCGACAGTCTTCCGCGGAAGGCTGTCGCCGGGGGAAGCTCGACCATCCGGTGCGAAAAGGCGCAGCGCCGGGTCATGATGTTTAGATCCAGCACCGGGCCCGCGTCCAAGCTCGCATGGACCGGCGCCTCGCCGGGAAAGGACAAGGGCGGGCCGTCCGCCGTCACCGCGACTTCGGTGCCGCCGAAGGACAGGCGCATCGGCCCGCCTGTCAGCACGGCAAGGGTGCGATCGCTGCCGGGAAAGGCTGAGAAGGTGCCGTCCGCCGCCGCCCCGGCCATCGACAGCCGTGTGTCGAAGCCGGACAGGTCCGCGCCGTCCGGCCAGACGGCCAGTTCGTGCGTGACGCCGCCGCCGTTCTTCCAGCGCACGGCCCTGCCCTCTCCCCGACGCACGAGCCTCACTTGAGGATGCCCGGCAGGTTCAGGCCATGCTCGCGCGCGCAGTCGATCGCGATGTCATAGCCTGCGTCGGCGTGGCGCATGACGCCCGTGGCCGGGTCGTTCCACAGCACGCGCCCGATCCGGCGGTCGGCGTCTGCGGTGCCGTCGCAGCAGATGACCATGCCCGAATGCTGGCTG contains:
- a CDS encoding GMC family oxidoreductase, translating into MAAPFSNTDDSVVVIIGTGAGGGTLANELAQKGISVVALEAGGRYLPEDYVNDEWASFAQLAWLDTRRSDGSFRLTRDFAGLPTWIVKAVGGTTTHWAGASLRFQEHEWKALTNYGRVEGANLIDWPIDAGEMDPWYTLAEARMGVTRTNGLPGLPGNNNFLVMEKGAKAVGYKEVHTGRMAINSIEYGGRQACQQTGFCFQGCKWGAKWSTAYTEIPLGEETGNLEVRERCHAARIEHDDAGRVTGVVYFDKDGVEQRQAARIVCVAGNTIESPRLLLNSASAMFPDGLGNSSGQVGRNYMRHVTGSVYSIFERPVRMWRGTTMAGIMQDEARHDPSRGFVAGYELETLSIGIPFMAAFLDPGAWGREFTSAIDGYENMAGMWIVGEDMPQETNRITVDTAVLDQFGLPTPVVHYDDHPNDVAMRDHAYARGIAIHKAAGAVRSLPTPPYPSTHNIGTNRMSDNPRDGVVNRWGQSHDIPNLFVSDGSQFTTGAAENPTLTIVALAIRQADHIAREMGAGNL
- a CDS encoding Twin-arginine translocation pathway signal, translating into MNRIDRAGMTRRELLARSFAAGGSLLIGASWVTERGAAWALEVTALTPQTMATLVQMARDIYPHDRIPDDRYAVAVKGYDTAEKAPMVEAGIAGLDAAAQGQGHASYLAALWEAERVAVLHAIEKGEFFRTVRAGLVTDLYNQKEIWPLFGYEGESFSHGGYIDRGFNDIAWL
- a CDS encoding VOC family protein, with translation MAKAIHSMIRVLDEARAVDFYDRAFGLKVDTRLDFPAFTLVYLRNAESDFELELTINKDRTEPYDLGDGYGHLAVSVDDLEAEHARLTELGFGPRKLVDFVPGGEVIARFFFIADPDGYQIEVLQRQGRFH
- a CDS encoding ribbon-helix-helix domain-containing protein — encoded protein: MCQVYAGQRPESYEPVTRRLRLSGHSTSIRLERSFWRILDSMAAREGMTTPAFISRLHDEVQEIQGGVRNFASLLRCACLIEMQQARDAGFALAAE